Sequence from the Sphingobacteriaceae bacterium GW460-11-11-14-LB5 genome:
GTACGTAGGCGATAGCTGGTATAGTGATGGTGAAAAATTTAGCATGGATTATTACAATTCTTATGTTATCCACCCGATGCTGGTTGATCTGTTAAAAGTATTGGTTGACAAGAAAAGAGCAGCTCAGGCCGATTATGATATCGCATTGAAAAGAATGGTGCGTTATTCAGAGTATTTAGAAAGGATTATTTCGCCAGAGGGCACTTATCCGGCTTATGGCCGCTCGATCACTTATCGTACAGCTGCCTTTCAGGCATTGGCCCAAACAGCCTTAATGGAAAAACTGCCTGAATATGTAAAACCATCGCAAGTTCGTGGTGGCTTAACCGCCGTCATGCATAAACTATATGATGGAAAGCAGAATTTTGACGATAAGGGATGGCTGGTGCTGGGCTTTAACGGTCATCAGCCGGAAGTGGCAGATACCTACACTTCAACGGGAAGTTTATATATGGCCACGCTGGGCTTTTTAAGCTTGGGTTTACCAGCCGATAGTAAATTCTGGACAGATGCACCTGCACCCTGGACCAGTTTAAAGGCCTGGAGTGGAGAAACCATAAAAAAGGATTATAAAGTTGAGTATTAATACAAATAATAAGTAAGGTATAAATATATTTGCGGATAGGATCTGATATCAGTTCAGGTCTTATCGCAAAACTCAATTTTTAACCAATGAATAAATTCGAAAGCCGTTACGCTCAAAGCCCTAAAGAAGTTAAACAAATGGATACCGCTGCTTTGCGGGATAATTTCCTGATTGAAAACGTATTTGAGGCAAACCAGGTAAACCTAACCTTATCTCATTTTGACAGATATATTGTTGGTGGTGCAATGCCTGTTGATCAGAAAATAGCACTTCCAAATCCAGATGATTTAAAAGCCACCTACTTTTTAGAGCGTAGGGAACTGGGTATTATTAATGTTGGCGGAAAAGCTATTGTTACTGCTGACGGCGAAAAATACGAATTGGATTATAAAGAAGCTTTGTATATTGGTAAAGGTACCAAAGAAGTGTTTTTTGAATCTGCTATCCCTGGCGAAGCTGCAAAATTATACATCAATTCTGCGCCTGCACACCATACTTATCCAAACAAAAAGGTAAGCAAAGCTGAGGCAGAGATTGTAGAATTAGGTACGCCTGAAACCGCAAATCACAGAATAATTAATAAGTTATTGGTAAATAGTGTTTTGCCTACGTGTCAATTACAAATGGGTATGACCGAGTTAAAATCGGGAAGTGTTTGGAATACCATGCCTGCGCATACACATGATAGAAGGATGGAAGCTTATTTCTATTTCGAAGTTCCAAAAGGACAGAGCGTTTGCCACTTTATGGGCCAGCCACAAGAAACCCGTCATATTTGGATGCAGAACGATCAGGCGGTTATTTCGCCAAACTGGTCAATCCATTCAGGTGCAGGCACAAGCAACTATACTTTTATTTGGGGTATGGCAGGCGAAAATCTTGATTATGGCGATATGGACCACTGTGCCATTACCGAACTGAAATAAATTCTTTTCGTCATCTCGACTGGCACAAAGCGAAGTGGAGAGATCTTTAAAATAGAACTTTAGAAAAAAACATGTCAAACATATTCAATTTAGCAGGTAAAACTGCATTAGTTACCGGCTGTAAAAGAGGGATAGGAAAAGCAATGGCTTTAGCTTTAGCAGAAGCGGGTGCCGATATTATCGGTGTTTCTGCAAGTCTCGAACTTCAGGGCAGTGCGGTAGAGAAAGAAATTTTAGCGCTGGGCAGAAAGTTTTATGCTTACCAGTGTGATTTTGGTAAACGCGAAAATACCCTGGCTTTTGCGGCTCAGGTAAAAGCAGACCATCCCGTTATCGATATTTTAGTCAATAACGCCGGAACAATTTTACGTCAGCCAATTGCTGAGCATTCTGATGAGTATTGGGATGAAGTCATTGCGGTAAACCAAACGGCCCCCTTTATTTTAACGCGTGAAATTGGTAGAGAGATGATTGCAAGAGGAAGCGGAAAAGTGATTTTCACGGCATCATTATTATCATTCCAGGGTGGTATTACCGTTCCTGGTTATGCAGCGAGTAAAGGGGCAATTGCATCTTTAACCAAAGCTTTCGCTAATGAGTGGGCATCAAAAGGGGTAAATGTAAATGCCATTGCGCCTGGTTATATTGCAACCGATAATACTTCTGCTTTACGCGAAGATCAGGATAGAAGCACCTCTATATTATCGCGTATCCCTGCCGGAAGATGGGGCACTCCGGAAGATTTTAAAGGACCAACCTTATTCCTGGCCTCACCAGCAAGTGATTATGTTCATGGAACAATTTTGACCGTTGATGGCGGTTGGATGGGAAGGTAGGTTAGTTCTGAGTCCTGAGTCAGAAGTCTTGAGTCAGAAGTCTAGAGTAGTAACCACAAAGTGTCTAGTCCTTGAAAAAGTTGACTATTTATTTTACTAAATTATAAAAATAAAAGAACCATTAAAATCTATTTTGATGGTTCTTTTTTCTTCCACCGTTTTACAAATATCTTAGGTTTTGAGTGCGCTTGCCTCGGCGTTAACATATTTACTGAAGAGTGTAATCTCATCTGGTTATATAATTCAATCGCCTGGTGCACTTGTTTATATAATTGGGCTTTCCCCTTAAAGACTGCATCCAATCCAAATTCGTCCTTTAAAATCCCATTGACTCTTTCTGCGACTGCATTTTCATATGGATCACCATTTTCAGTCATACTGATTGTGATGTTGTTATGCGATAAAAGCCTGATATAATCATAGCTGCAATACTGTAGTCCCCTGTCAGAATGGTGGATGAGCTGATGCTCATACTCCCTCTTGCTTATGGCCATCTCCAATGCCTTTTTCGTAGACACAGCCTTCATATCGCCACAGACTTCATACCCCATTATTAGCTTCGAGCCTGCGTCGGTAACCAGATGCAGATATTCATTTCCTGCAACCGTTTGTAGGTATGTTATATCTGAAACCCATAGCTGTTCAGGCATGGTTAGTTCCAGGTCCTTAGTTAGGTTGGGGTATTTCCTCATCCAGTGCTTCGAATCAGTTGTTCTGGTATACTTGCGTTTCCGTTGGACCAGCAGATGCTGTGATCTTAATATCCCAAAAAGTTTGTCGCGTCCAACCCACATGTTCTTGCGGGACATGCTTTCCCGTAACATCACATGCAGCTTACGGACCCCGGTCCGCGGTAGCTTATGTCGAATGTTCAGGACCATCTCTTTGATCTCCTGCTCTGCAACAGTCTTTTTTGAGCTATTGGATCTTGCCTTATAGAAAGCCTGTTTCGTGTAGCCAAACAGCTTGCACAACTTAGTAATAGTGTTCTTACTGGATAAAAGTGCTATTTCTTGAACTGCTTGGCGCCAGACTTTTTTCGGATCTCGATGTTCAGTTCCCGCTCCGCGATCTCAACAAATTTCTTGTACATGGAAAGCTGATGTTCTGCTTCCCTTAACTTCTTTTCCAATGCCTTGTTCTCTTGCTTTAACTCGAACTCAAGCTCTTTGAGTCGCTGTTGATCGTTGTCCTTCATAGGCCTGCCAATGCTTTTATATCTTGGATAGGCTAATTTACTATATTTTCGTAACCAATTCTGAATACACTGATTTCCGCGGATATCGTATTTACGTTGCAACTGGTCTTTATTCAAATGACCGTTCTCGTACTCCTCTACCACTAATCGCTTGAAACTTTCACTGTAACTCCGGGGTGAACGTTGCAATTTTTTTAAATTATTATTGACCATTTTGTTAAGATTTGGTCAACCTTTTTTAGGACTCCACAAAGATAATAAAACCCCGCAAGTTTTAAACCTGCGGGGTTTTTATGTCATTAGGACTAAAGACTTCGCACTTATGACTATGGACTAATAAAGGTTATAAATCTCCTTA
This genomic interval carries:
- a CDS encoding 2-deoxy-D-gluconate 3-dehydrogenase (catalyzes the formation of 3-dehydro-2-deoxy-D-gluconate from 2-deoxy-D-gluconate), with translation MSNIFNLAGKTALVTGCKRGIGKAMALALAEAGADIIGVSASLELQGSAVEKEILALGRKFYAYQCDFGKRENTLAFAAQVKADHPVIDILVNNAGTILRQPIAEHSDEYWDEVIAVNQTAPFILTREIGREMIARGSGKVIFTASLLSFQGGITVPGYAASKGAIASLTKAFANEWASKGVNVNAIAPGYIATDNTSALREDQDRSTSILSRIPAGRWGTPEDFKGPTLFLASPASDYVHGTILTVDGGWMGR
- a CDS encoding 5-dehydro-4-deoxy-D-glucuronate isomerase codes for the protein MNKFESRYAQSPKEVKQMDTAALRDNFLIENVFEANQVNLTLSHFDRYIVGGAMPVDQKIALPNPDDLKATYFLERRELGIINVGGKAIVTADGEKYELDYKEALYIGKGTKEVFFESAIPGEAAKLYINSAPAHHTYPNKKVSKAEAEIVELGTPETANHRIINKLLVNSVLPTCQLQMGMTELKSGSVWNTMPAHTHDRRMEAYFYFEVPKGQSVCHFMGQPQETRHIWMQNDQAVISPNWSIHSGAGTSNYTFIWGMAGENLDYGDMDHCAITELK